Proteins co-encoded in one Prunus persica cultivar Lovell chromosome G6, Prunus_persica_NCBIv2, whole genome shotgun sequence genomic window:
- the LOC109949569 gene encoding DNA polymerase epsilon subunit 3, whose protein sequence is MAKVVAEAEELPKAIVRRVVKDKLSQCSKGDGDLTLHKEALLAFSESARIFIHYLSATANDICKEKKRQTISADDVLKALEEIEFSEFIKPLEASLKGKNPGKNAEKSGGKNAGKQKAGTSKAKEVKKKRKLEEPSSRKLKEKEEDNQDENGSDDE, encoded by the exons ATGGCGAAAGTGGTAGCGGAAGCGGAGGAGCTGCCGAAGGCTATCGTGCGCCGAGTGGTGAAGGATAAGCTTTCCCAGTGCTCCAAGGGCGACGGTGACCTAACTCTTCACAAAGAAGCCCTCTTGGCTTTCTCCGAGAGCGCCCGAATTTTCATCCACTACCTTTCCGCCAC AGCAAATGACATAtgcaaggaaaagaagaggcAGACGATCAGCGCCGACGATGTTTTGAAAGCGCTGGAAGAGATTGAGTTCTCCGAGTTTATCAAGCCTCTTGAGGCCTCTCTTAAAG GAAAGAATCCAGGAAAGAATGCAGAAAAGAGTGGAGGAAAGAATGCAGGAAAACAGAAAGCAGGAACATCAAAAGCAAAGgaagtgaagaagaagaggaaattggAAGAGCCATCATCGCGAAAGCTAAAGGAAAAGGAGGAAGACAACCAAGATGAAAATGGCAGTGATGATGAATGA
- the LOC18772893 gene encoding heterogeneous nuclear ribonucleoprotein R, translated as MPRAKANASSLDKPVEPEKPIESDEKVDLDGDNDPEEAMDEEVEYEEVEEEIEEEVEEEEEEEEVEEVEEEVEDEDSNHATGTDVGKSHSSDEVMSDDEDEKKKHAGLLALPPHGSEVYIGGIPHDASQEDLKVFCEAVGKVTEVRIMKGKDSGENKGFAFVTFKNVEMASDAIEELNNTEFKGKRIKCSTSKAKHRLFIGNVPRSWGEEDLRKVVMKIGPGVTGVELVKDMKNTSNNRGFAFVDYYNHACADYSRQKMVDPKFKLDNNAPTVSWADPKNAESSAASQVKAVYVKNLPQNVTQDHLKELFEHHGKITKVVLPAAKSGQEQSRIGFVHFAERSSAMKALKNTENYELDGQLLECSLARPQADQKSGGSNSHRSGLLPSYPPRVVYGMAGGAYGALGAGYGAAGFAQPLMSGPGPAPAGMGMMPMLLPDGRIGYVLQQPGAQPHPSPSHQRSSSRGGGRSGSSSRSSGGPNKGRYSNDTGHGRRYNPY; from the exons ATGCCAAGGGCAAAAGCAAATGCTTCATCACTTGATAAACCAGTTGAACCCGAAAAGCCAATAGAGTCCGATGAGAAGGTTGATCTTGATGGTGACAATGACCCTGAGGAGGCAATGGATGAAGAGGTTGAGTATGAAGAAGTAGAGGAAGAAATAGAAGAAGaggtggaagaagaagaggaagaagaagaagtggagGAGGTGGAAGAAGAGGTAGAGGATGAAGATTCTAATCATGCCACTGGAACTGATGTTGGGAAATCCCATAGCAGTGATGAGGTGATGtctgatgatgaggatgagaagaaaaagcaTGCTGGACTTCTTGCCCTTCCTCCACATGGTTCAGAAGTTTATATTGGTGGCATTCCTCATGATGCTTCTCAAGAGGATTTAAAGGTTTTTTGTGAGGCTGTAGGAAAGGTTACGGAG GTTCGGATTATGAAGGGCAAAGATTCGGGTGAGAATAAGGGCTTTGCATTTGTGACATTCAAAAACGTGGAAATGGCTTCTGATGCCATTGAGGAATTGAATAATACTGAATTTAAG gGTAAAAGAATAAAGTGTTCAACATCTAAAGCAAAGCACCGTTTGTTCATTGGTAATGTTCCAAGGAGCTGGGGAGAAGAAGATCTGAGGAAAGTTGTGATGAAGATTGGTCCTGGAGTTACTGGTGTAGAACTGGTCAAG GATATGAAGAACACAAGCAATAACCGAGGCTTTGCTTTCGTTGACTACTATAACCACGCATGTGCTGACTATTCAAGGCAGAAAATGGTGGACCCAAAATTTAAGCTAGATAACAATGCTCCAACAGTGAGCTGGGCAGATCCTAAAAATGCCGAGTCGTCTGCTGCTTCTCAG GTGAAGGCAGTTTATGTAAAGAATTTACCCCAAAATGTGACACAAGACCATTTAAAGGAGCTATTTGAACACCATGGGAAAATCACGAAAGTGGTTCTGCCAGCTGCAAAATCTGGACAGGAACAGAGTAGAATTGGTTTTGTACATTTTGCAGAGAGGTCCAGTGCCATGAAAGCATTGAAGAACACTGAAAATTATGAACTTGACG GCCAGCTGTTGGAGTGTTCTCTTGCAAGGCCACAGGCAGATCAAAAGTCTGGTGGATCAAACTCGCATAGGTCAGGGTTGCTTCCTAGTTATCCACCTCGTGTTGTTTATGGTATGGCTGGGGGTGCCTATGGTGCTCTTGGTGCAGGGTATGGTGCTGCAGGTTTTGCACAG CCTTTGATGTCTGGACCTGGACCGGCTCCTGCAGGCATGGGAATGATGCCAATGCTTCTACCTGATGGACGGATTGGATATGTTCT GCAACAACCAGGTGCACAGCCACACCCCTCACCTTCGCATCAAAGAAGTAGTAGCAGGGGTGGTGGTCGGAGCGGAAGCAGTAGCAGAAGTAGTGGTGGTCCAAACAAGGGTAGGTACAGCAATGATACTGGGCATGGACGCAGGTATAACCCGTATTGA